The following are encoded together in the Culex pipiens pallens isolate TS chromosome 1, TS_CPP_V2, whole genome shotgun sequence genome:
- the LOC120419696 gene encoding uncharacterized protein LOC120419696, which translates to MKFLIALAALLALAAGCIRDDSDGRPDCNAAEMTARLWRNNWDPTAFWECTTANSPAEPRRCPTEGMFSEATRTCINWADWAWTPTCRPPSKE; encoded by the exons atgaaat TCCTGATTGCCCTCGCCGCCCTGCTGGCCCTGGCCGCCGGATGCATCCGCGATGACTCCGACGGACGTCCGGACTGCAACGCCGCCGAGATGACCGCCCGGCTCTGGCGCAACAACTGGGACCCCACCGCGTTCTGGGAGTGCACCACGGCAAACAGCCCGGCCGAGCCACGGCGCTGCCCGACGGAGGGCATGTTCAGCGAAGCCACGCGCACCTGCATTAATTGGGCCGACTGGGCCTGGACGCCAACGTGCCGGCCACCGAGCAAGGAGTAG
- the LOC120419694 gene encoding uncharacterized protein LOC120419694 — MKFLIALAALLALAAGCIRDDSDGRPDCNAAEMTARLWRNNWDPTAFWECTTANSPAEPRRCPTEGMFSEATRTCINWADWSWTPTCRPPSKE; from the exons ATGAagt TCCTGATTGCCCTCGCCGCCCTGCTGGCCCTGGCCGCCGGATGCATCCGCGATGACTCCGACGGACGTCCGGACTGCAACGCCGCCGAGATGACCGCCCGGCTCTGGCGCAACAACTGGGACCCCACCGCGTTCTGGGAGTGCACCACCGCAAACAGCCCGGCCGAGCCACGGCGCTGCCCGACGGAGGGCATGTTCAGCGAAGCCACGCGCACCTGCATCAACTGGGCCGACTGGTCCTGGACGCCAACGTGCCGGCCACCGAGCAAGGAGTAG
- the LOC120419693 gene encoding uncharacterized protein LOC120419693 has translation MKAITLILLAAVVAGASAAARCVRDNGSGQPGCKNLEEVTQGVWRHNHDPTAYWECSKLNQPATLNRCTSDSAFHPTLLECVSWDDWEWQPTCAPLTRPDVVDA, from the exons ATGAAGG CGATCACCTTGATTCTGCTGGCGGCCGTCGTGGCCGGTGCTTCGGCGGCGGCTCGCTGCGTCCGAGACAACGGAAGCGGTCAGCCTGGCTGTAAGAACCTGGAGGAGGTGACGCAGGGCGTTTGGCGCCACAACCACGACCCGACCGCATACTGGGAGTGCTCCAAGCTGAACCAGCCGGCCACGCTGAACCGTTGCACGAGCGATTCCGCCTTCCACCCGACCCTGCTGGAGTGCGTCAGCTGGGATGACTGGGAGTGGCAGCCGACCTGCGCTCCGCTGACCCGACCGGACGTCGTGGACGCTTGA